The DNA sequence CATTCTAAGGAAGGGTTTTATTAAATTTACATCTTGCATTTTTATGTGCAATAACTTGAAGAAATTGCCAACCCATAAATTTTGTCGTAATACATGAAGCTTTCAGAATTCAAATTCGAACTTCCATCCGATCTGATTGCCCTACATCCTACTGATAGTCGTGATGATTCGCGATTAATGGTTCTTCACCGCGATACGGGTAAAATCGAACACCGCATTTTCAAAGATGTCGTAGAATATTTCGACGAAGGCGATGTATTCGTAAATAATGACACCAAAGTTTTCCCTGCCCGCCTTTATGGTAACAAGGAGAAAACAGGTGCTCAAATCGAAGTATTCCTGCTTCGCGAATTGAACAAGGATTTACACCTTTGGGATGTTCTTGTAGACCCTGCGCGTAAAATCCGTGTAGGTAACAAGCTGTATTTCGGCGAAGGAGAATTGGTCGCTGAAGTTGTTGACAACACGACCTCCCGTGGCCGTACGATTCGTTTCCTTTGGGACGGAGAAGATGAGGCTTTCTACAATTTGATCGATACTTTAGGAGAAACGCCATTGCCAGATCCTATCATTGAAAAAAGAAAAGTAGCCCCTGAGGACCGCGAGCGCTATCAGACCATCTATGCTAAAAACGTAGGGGCTGTCGCTGCACCAACAGCTGGTTTGCATTTCACGCCTCAAATCATGAAACGCCTTGAGATCGTTGGCGTAGATATTGAGTCGATTACACTACACGTAGGATTAGGAACTTTCCGTCAGGTAGATGTAGAAGATTTGACCAAGCATAAAATGGATTCGGAGAACTTCCGCGTAACACAGCAAACTGTTGAAGCCGTCAACCGTGCTTTGGATGCTAAAAAACGTGTTTGTTCTATCGGTACTACTTCTATGCGTG is a window from the Persicobacter psychrovividus genome containing:
- the queA gene encoding tRNA preQ1(34) S-adenosylmethionine ribosyltransferase-isomerase QueA — its product is MKLSEFKFELPSDLIALHPTDSRDDSRLMVLHRDTGKIEHRIFKDVVEYFDEGDVFVNNDTKVFPARLYGNKEKTGAQIEVFLLRELNKDLHLWDVLVDPARKIRVGNKLYFGEGELVAEVVDNTTSRGRTIRFLWDGEDEAFYNLIDTLGETPLPDPIIEKRKVAPEDRERYQTIYAKNVGAVAAPTAGLHFTPQIMKRLEIVGVDIESITLHVGLGTFRQVDVEDLTKHKMDSENFRVTQQTVEAVNRALDAKKRVCSIGTTSMRALESSVSASNRLKVNEGWTDKFIFPPYDFKICNALISNFHMPESTLLMMSAAFGGYEFVMEAYQEAIKEKYRFFSYGDAMLIL